From the genome of Leptodactylus fuscus isolate aLepFus1 chromosome 1, aLepFus1.hap2, whole genome shotgun sequence, one region includes:
- the TM9SF1 gene encoding transmembrane 9 superfamily member 1, translating to MFVSRSLAVLFVWSLVPSPITGENRYKQGDKVMLYVNKVGPYHNPQETYHYYQLPVCAPPQIRHKSLTLGEVLDGDRMAESMYKIVFRVNMEKEPLCELKLALNQVDELRQAIEELYYFEFVLDDIPIRGFVGYMEESGFLPHSHKIGLWSHLDFNIEYNEDRIIFANVSVRDVKPFSLDEVREPLSLTHTYSVRWFPTSVTYEKRGDRLRDSSFFPKSLEIHWLSIINSMVLVFLLLGFVVIILMRVLKSDLARYNLDEEGTDDMEQGDNGWKIIHTDVFRFPPYRSLLCAVLGVGSQFLALGTGIIVMVLLGMFNVHRHGAINSAAILLYALTCCISGYVSSNFYRQMGGDRWVWNIVLTTSLFSAPFFFTWSVVNSVHWANGSTQALPATTILLLLTVWLLVGFPLTVIGGIFGKNSAGNFEAPCRTKNIAREIPRQPWYKSAPVHMAIGGFLPFSAISVELYYIFATVWGREQYTLYGILFIVFAILLSVGACISVALTYFQLSGEDYRWWWRSIMSTGSTGAFIFLYSVFYYWRRSNMSGVVQTVEFFGYSFLTAYVFFLMLGTVSFAASLRFIRYIYVNLKMD from the exons ATGTTTGTCTCGCGCTCTCTCGCTGTTCTTTTCGTGTGGAGTTTGGTTCCCTCACCAATCACTGGAGAGAATCGATACAAGCAAGGTGATAAAGTAATGCTGTATGTAAATAAAGTGGGTCCATATCACAACCCACAGGAGACTTATCACTACTATcagctgccagtctgtgcccctCCACAGATCCGGCACAAGAGCCTGACTTTAGGAGAGGTGCTTGATGGAGATCGGATGGCAGAGTCTATGTACAAGATAGTATTCCGAGTTAACATGGAAAAAGAGCCCCTTTGTGAGCTGAAGCTGGCTTTGAATCAG gtaGACGAGCTGCGCCAAGCCATTGAGGAACTGTACTACTTTGAATTTGTTTTGGATGATATACCAATCCGTGGCTTTGTCGGATACATGGAAGAAAGTGGTTTCTTGCCACACTCTCATAAAATTGGTTTATGGTCCCACTTGGACTTCAACATTGAATATAATGAAGACCGTATAATATTTGCCAATGTTAGTGTCAGAGATGTGAAACCATTTAGTTTAGATGAGGTGAGGGAGCCACTCAGCTTGACTCATACTTACAGTGTACGTTGGTTCCCTACATCTGTGACTTATGAGAAACGTGGTGACCGCCTTAGAGACTCTAgctttttcccaaaaagcttGGAGATTCATTGGCTTTCCATCATCAATTCAATGGTGCTAGTTTTCTTGCTGTTGGGTTTTGTGGTAATTATACTCATGCGTGTCCTGAAGAGCGATTTAGCACGATACAATTTAGATGAGGAAGGAACAGATGACATGGAACAAGGAGACAATGGATGGAAGATCATCCACACAGATGTTTTTCGTTTCCCACCTTATCGAAGTCTCCTTTGTGCTGTGCTTGGAGTAGGATCACAGTTTCTTGCACTTGGGACAG GTATCATAGTAATGGTTCTTCTTGGCATGTTTAACGTGCACAGACACGGTGCTATCAATTCTGCGGCTATCCTACTGTATGCACTCACTTGTTGCATCTCTGGCTATGTATCTAGCAATTTTTATCGACAGATGGGTGGAGATCGCTGGGTATGGAACATCGTCCTGACTACTAGTCTTTTCTCAG CCCCATTTTTCTTCACTTGGAGTGTTGTAAATTCAGTTCACTGGGCCAACGGTTCAACTCAAGCTCTTCCAGCAACCacaatcctcctcctccttacagtCTGGCTTCTGGTTGGCTTCCCTCTTACTGTAATTGGAGGCATTTTTGGTAAAAATAGTGCAGGAAACTTTGAAGCTCCATGTCGGACTAAGAACATTGCTAGAGAGATTCCTCGTCAGCCATGGTACAAATCTGCTCCAGTTCATATGGCTATTGGTGGATTCTTACCATTCAG tGCCATCTCTGTGGAGCTGTACTACATTTTTGCTACTGTGTGGGGGCGAGAGCAGTACACACTGTATGGGATACTGTTCATTGTGTTTGCCATCCTGTTGAGTGTTGGTGCTTGTATATCTGTAGCTCTGACATACTTCCAGCTATCTGGTGAAGATTATCGCTGGTGGTGGCGGTCCATTATGAGCACTGGATCCACTGGAGCATTTATCTTTCTGTACTCTGTTTTCTACTACTGGCGTCGTTCTAATATGTCAGGGGTTGTTCAGACTGTAGAGTTTTTTGGCTACTCTTTCCTTACTGCATATGTCTTCTTTCTTATGCTTGGAACGGTCAGTTTCGCTGCATCACTTCGATTTATCCGCTATATATATGTCAACCTTAAAATGGACTGA